The DNA window CGCGGGGATCGCCAGCTGGCACAGGTGCAGCGGTCCCAGGACGTGCATCTCCATCATCAGCCGCACCCGCTTCTCGGGGAATTCGTCGAGGGGCCGCAGGAAGGTCACGGCGGCGTTGTTGACGAGGATGTCCGGGGCGCCGACGGTGTCGTGCACCTCGGCGTAGAGGCGTTCGCGTTCGCCGGACTGGGACAGGTCGGCCTGGATCGCCACCGCGCGGCCGCCGGCGGCCGCGATCTCGTCGCGGGTCTGGCGCAGCGATCCCTGGTACTTGGGGTCGGGGTCCATGGTGCGGGCGGTCAGCGCGACCGTGGCACCCCGCGCAGCCAGTCGCGCGGCGATCGCCTTGCCCAGCCCGCGACTGCTCCCGGTGACCAGCGCCACCATCCCGTCACACCGTTGGCCGGCGTTCATTCTCGACCTCCTCCAGCCGCCCGAAAACGGCTTCTCCGATCTAGAGAATGCCATTATCGGCGGTGCCGGCAAAGTGCGGCCGGCGTGTCGACCCCGGCCGTGTGCGCCGGGGTCGCCGCCACGCCCTATCCACCCGGCGAAACGCATGTGGCTCCCGGCGAAATCATCGCCCGCCCGGGCCGCGCACGGGGCCGCGCGCCCGTAGACTCCGGGCCTCCGGATCGAGCCGTCGGGACGGCAGCGGCGCAGAGGAGAGCAACCCCCATGATCATCGTTCGCCCATCGTGATCGTCTTCTCGTTGCGCACCGCCGCCCGGTCCACCATCGAATTCGGCGCCCTTTACCGGGTCTCGGCGGGGGCCGTCTTCGCCGCGCTCGCCGATTGCGACTACCTCGTCGATGCGGGCCCCACACCGGAGCCGGGACGCGCACTGGGCCTGCACGAGGAATACCGCATCGAGGCGGGTCCCGCGCTGCTGACGGTGTCGGCCGACGCCTTCGCCGGCCACGTCCGATTCGTGCTCGACGGCCCGCGGTTCGGTTTCGATTTCGGAGCCACCCGCAACGACCCGGTCACGTGGATGCGGCTGGTCACACTCGCGGTTCAGTACGCCGACGCCTACCGGATCCTCGCGGACGTCGCAGACCCGCACGTGGGCTTCGGCCTCACGCGGGGCGTACGGCCACCACTGCGCGCGGTCCCCGACGTCACCGACACGTAGCTACGCCACGCGCGGCGGGCGACCGCCCGCACGCCCCCGTCGTGTACACCTACAGGGGGTTCGTACACCGGGAGGCGACGTGAGCTATCTGCTCCTCATCTGCGCGATCTTCGCCGAGGTGGCGGCGACCAGCCTGCTCAAGAGCACCGAGGGCTTCAGCCGGCCCTGGCCCACCGTGGCGTGCCTGGCCGGGTACGCGGTGGCGTTCGCGCTGCTGGCGCTGTCCATCTCGCGGGGTATGCAGACGGACGTGGCCTACGCGCTGTGGTCGGCGATCGGGACGGCCGCGATCGTGCTGATCGCCGTCCTGTTCCTCGGCTCTCCCCTGTCGGCCGCCAAGGTCGTCGGGGTCGGCCTTATCATCGCCGGGGTCGTCACGCTGAACCTCTCCGGTGCCCACTGACCGCCGTATTCGCGCACAGCGAAATTGCCACCGGCACAACGCGATGAGGTAGCCTGGGCCATCCGACTGGGGTGATGGTTCCCATCCGCAGGCTCGACCCCATCGGGGCGATCGGCAACTACTGGGCGGAAACGCACCGGCCGAGCGAACGAGAGGTTGCGCTGCGCCAGGCGCTCGCCGACGCCACGTCGGTCGCCATGGAAAAAACGGGGTCGTGTCCCGCGGCCGAATCCGGGCTGGATCGCATCGACTCCAACTACGACCTGTGTTTCGCCTTCCTCGCCCACACCGGACTTCCTTTATGACCATGAGTCACTGTATTACCGAAACCTTTTTAGTTGAGGCGTGCGAAGTCAGCTTGAAGAGCTTCTCGGAGTTGTCTCGCCCGATTTTGATGCGATCGGGTTCGCTGATCGGGGTGTCGTCGAACCAGGGGGCGATGTCGTCCATGGTCTCGTAGGGATAGTCGACGGAGAAGAGAATCCGGTCGGCCCCGACTTCGAGGAGGGTGTCGAGCAGCGTTTGGGTCCGGAAGACCCCGCTGGTGGTGAGATAAAAATTGCGCGGCAGGTAGTCCAGCGGCGGCAGCTCGTGCGGTCCGTGGGTCTCCCGGCGTTGGTGACGCAACCGGTGAGTGACCCGGTGCAAGGTGAATGGGAGCGCCTCACCGAGATGCCCGAGGATCACCTGGGCGGTCGGATGCCGGTCGAAAAGGCCGCTGAGAATCAACCGCAGCGCGTGGGTGGCGGTCTCCACACCGAACCCCCACGCGGAGCCCAGCAGCCCCTCATACCCCTGATAGATCCGTTGCTGGCTGGGCAGTGGGATACGGGGGTGCAGGTAAACCGGCACGTCGAGCTCGGTGAGCTTGGCCCAGAACGGCTCCACTTGCGGTTCGTCGAGATACTGCGCGGTGTCCTCGTCGCCGATGTTGCTATAGCCGTTGATCAGTGCGCCGACAAACCCCAGGTCACGAACAGCGCGTTCGAGTTCGTCGGCAGCCTTCTCCGGGTCCTGTAGCGGCAGGGCGGCAAAGGCCCGACCGGTCCGGGTATTTCGCGACCAGGTTCTCGGCGGCGAAGTCGTTCATCTTCTTCGCCGTATCGACCGCCAGCTTGGTGTTGGTGATTCCCTCGATGCCGGGCTGCGTCAACGACAGGATATCGATGGCGATCCCGTTGCGGTCCATGTCCTCGACACGCCGATCCACCTCCCGCAGCCGGCGCTGCACATCGGCGAAATACTCGGTGGCGG is part of the Mycobacterium sp. HUMS_12744610 genome and encodes:
- a CDS encoding SDR family NAD(P)-dependent oxidoreductase, which translates into the protein MNAGQRCDGMVALVTGSSRGLGKAIAARLAARGATVALTARTMDPDPKYQGSLRQTRDEIAAAGGRAVAIQADLSQSGERERLYAEVHDTVGAPDILVNNAAVTFLRPLDEFPEKRVRLMMEMHVLGPLHLCQLAIPAMRERGRGWILNLTSVGGDLPPGPPFSEFDRSAGFGVYGTAKAALNRLTKSLAAELYDDGIAVNAAAPSDPVATPGAGALDLAKADTEDIELITETAFRLCTGDPKTLTGRIAHTQSFLAEAGWTQPAV
- a CDS encoding DMT family transporter; this translates as MSYLLLICAIFAEVAATSLLKSTEGFSRPWPTVACLAGYAVAFALLALSISRGMQTDVAYALWSAIGTAAIVLIAVLFLGSPLSAAKVVGVGLIIAGVVTLNLSGAH